AAAATCTCCTCATCACGCTCATCAAAACCCTCGCACTCCCTCACATCCAGAAGCACAAGCTCTCTGCACTCCTTCAGCAACATCACAAGATCGTTCTTCTCCAGGCATGAGAGCCTGAAGCACAGGTacttcaaattaaattatttacaatcagaaataaattattaaaaacaaatgcaCATACAATTAAAGATAAGAATTCCCATcgtttaacccaaaaaaaaaaaaaacaaaacaagaagcaCCCAAACAAATAACATACTAGTTAGTCACAATAAAAGTgactttttgcctttttttcgtttttgggTCCATTCTGCCGACACCtactttttattcttcttctgctccttttctctttcattttcctATCACCACCAACgttcatctttttcttcttcttcttcttcataaaacCCAAACTCGAgggtactattcatcactcTAGAAGTCCAATTTCGAAAgctcaaataaaaaaacttcatTCATCAAAGTTGTTCATCTGTTCGAATACTACAACATACCCAAACATGAGCATCATCAGACCGGTCTAGCTACCTCGAACCGGCTATgacatttttatgtttatccATGGCTGGTGAGTTTTCTGCAGCTCGGTTTTCAACAGTTTTCTTTAATCTCCATTGCTTGTTTGACAAAACGTCCTTCTCTAAGGTTGTTCCTCAGTTGGAGAACTTTGACATCCAAAAATCAGAGCAATCCAACTACTCTAACTATGTCTGTGGTAAGCATGTTCGTCACTTCCTCGGATTCTGCTGTTATCACTGTAAAGTACCTTATTCACTCTTGTATGTCACTTTTCCCTTGCTCAGATGACAATACTTCCTTCATGAAGCTTGTTCAGAATTCTTTTCTCTACAATATATCCAAAAATAGCGGCAGTCCAACAAGTGTAGCTTTCTCGGCAGTGGTACACCTGAAACAAGCTTTTGGTAGTTTTCAAGTGTTGTTTGAATTGGTTATTTCTCTTTGGGAGCTTCACGTAGGATTTCGCACCAATATTAAGGTAAAGTTTTAAGATGCTTTGATTCTGGAAATTTGTGTCTGAGTTGTTGGCCGAAGCCGAATTTGAAAGTGGAAGTACCAAaagataatttaaaataagtatatgtaaagtgaaaataaaggaaaatgtAAGGACCAAAGTGAAATTATGGATAAGTCTGAAGACTGAAATGTATTGGAAAAAGTATAGGGGCCAAagtgaaaataaaggaaagtaTAAGGACAAAAGTGAAATTATTGACAAGTGTGAGGACTAAAGTGCAATTAAAGCTAGTTATAATGACTGAATTGCAAATGAGGGTTTTTAGTaacatttttaaaatgttGGCCTAGGAATCAGTTACCCAAGCAAGAACAATTTGAGTTCAAAGGTGTAGAATTCAAGTGAGGCATTAGCTTTGGATTCCAGGTAGGGGGACTCACTCCTGAACTTGTATTTTTGTGTATGTATGACATTGTATATATTGTTGTGTGCGAAAACGAAAACTGTAATGTTTGTGATTGCCTAAATTAAcactttagttttttttattttctttacttttttttttgttgggtgaGCAAAATACAAGTGGTTCCTTTACACTTTAGTAGGAAAACTCTTGTTCATAACTTTGGTAAtaatctttctttattttggggATTAAGGTCCTATTTGTTTACTTTCTCCGGTTCGTTGCTTTTCTTCCTTTGCTTGTTCTATTTCTCTCATCTTAcaacacaaatatatatatatatatttcaaaaataaagaaagctctatttcaaaaatagaagttcattctttattttgtttctcttctATCTCTGGTGTGTTTATCCCTCttcttggtatcagagccataAGAGTTACGGTCTTTGTCTAAGTCTGCTACTCATCCCCGCCCAAGTGGCTGGTTTAAGCTTCTGAGTAGaagttcttcaatttcttcctttccttccctTTTATTCTTTGAGTTATTTGTTAATCTTTCTTTAAGGTCTGACCCGTGAGTCCTTTTTCCAAACAGTAAGTCCCCAGTGTAGAGGACCTGAGCGGTGGGCAGGAGACAAAATTAAGAGAGGTTAATAGGTTCCTTGTTGAGTAAACGGTCAGTTTAGGAAGTCTCTgtttatcttcttcctcagaTAGCCAAATCCAATCATTTGAGTAGTCACGAGTCGTTTATTTAGAACGAATTCCTGTAGTTCAAACAGTTCTAAAACCAATATAAGCCGACTCCCAGAGATagttaatgaagaacaatttgaATATGATTCTAGTAGTAAAGAACAACTAGACTTTAGAGATTGGAATATACCTAAAGTCCCGaatcaaaaaatatataagaaaCATTGGTTGCCTTCTAGTTTTAATAGCACAACTCATGTGAAAACAGTTGAACAAGTGTATGCTTTAAGTAAAGAACATGAAACCTGCCAATTGCTTAATCTTGATTCAATTAAGAAACATAAGAATGATGGTAATAACTTTCTGCTTATTGGATTAGTTCAAGTTGATGTAAAACCCCTAACAAGATTAGGTTTGAAAGCCTCAATTCTTCTTTGTTTGCGTGATGCTAGATTTACTGAATTTAGTGACAGCACCTTATGAGTCATTGAGTCCAGTTTATGTAATGGCCCAGTACATTTTAATTGTTATCCTGATTTCACTGTAAGTCTCAGTGATCCTCATATACTAAGAACATTAACTCTAAACATTAAGACTGAAGGTTACAATGTCCTCCCAGGAACCCAACCTTTAGCCTTGGTTTACAGAATTTATTACAAAGTCACAAGTACTAATATGAATTTTCAAGCTCTTAATAAAAGCCCAAAAGACCAAACTGTTTTAATCCAGAGTCATACTTCAGATGCCCATATCCAAGTCCCTCAAACCATTAAGTGGTCAGAAGTTGCCCTTCCAAAAGATTAGAGTCTAAACAATTTAGATTACATCCAACAATATTTAGATGGCACAGTAAAAATTAGATTTGAAAATCAACCCTTGAAGAAATCTAATGTCTAGTTGCAACAGCTACCGATCCCTGGTCAATCCCAGAGGCATGCCCCTGCCAGGCATTCCTTTGCAGCTTCGTCCTCCACTCTGGAGCGCGATTTAGAATTAGAAAAAGCCATGATTGATTTCAAACTTGAGTCCCTGAGAAAAACCTCTCAGGTAAACCAACCTTGCTATGGCAAGATACCAGTCCAAGATGATAAGTCCGATTCGCCTAAATCACCCACACAATCTGACTTCTTAGTTGAAAACTTTGCAATAGTCGATAATCAACTTAGAAcccttaataaaaaatttgagattaattgGAAGCGTTTAAATTACCACCTCAAAGCCCCGGAAAATCAACCCAGGAGAGACAGTTATCATCAAGCCTACCCTGATAGTGAAAGCCGCCAAAAAATCTTTAATGAATGGAAATATTATATGCGGTCAGccaaagttgaaattttttaccttgattttattgaaagCCGCTATATGTCTAATGATGAGTTAAAAACTTTaactaaagaaaaatggaaaatgatcGACAGGTCAGAAGTTGAAGCTAGTCATCCTCCAGTTGATACCATAATCATCAACCATAAGAATACACATACCTATACCTGCCACTCCCTTCAAAACCTTTGAAAacgatgatgataatagaagACTTATTGAGCAGAATAATTATACCAATCAGAGTTTAATCGTCATAGGAAAATAATTAGATACAATTGAAACCAAGATAGACAAAATAAGTTCCCCTgagattaagtccaaaacaaaagttgaaaaacCAATAGTTCAGTTTCAGGATCTTAAGTCAAGCCCTGCGCTTAAGATAAAACccacaatgaaaaaaattgaagaaatgttAGAACAGTTGACCCCAAGTAAAAATCTGGTCTTAAAACACTAGATTCTTTTGCAGTCATAAACTCCTCTGAGTCTGAGACAACAGAATCTGAAACTagtaatatttcaaaaatagaagatgctttaaaaaatttagaagtcCAAGTTGAACCCAAAATCAAAAGATTAGATAGACACATAAGCCCCACTAGCTTAACCAAAAATTGGTACCCTAGACCAACACCTCCAGATAtccaatttgaagaaagaaacttcCAAACCCAGTTTTCAGTTTCTTCTGAAAAATTGTATGAATGGAATATTGATGGTCTATCTGAGCAAGAAATCTTGAATAAGTTACAACATATGTCAATGGTTGCCAACAGTTACATCACCAATCACAGTTTCAGACAGTCTGAAATCGTTCCCCTGTTAGTTACTGGATTCACTGGTACTCTCAGGTATTGGTGGGACAAACACTTAACCTCTGAGTCCAAAAATCTGATCATTCATGCTGTAAAACTTAATGAAGATGGTCTCCCTATATTTGACGAACAAATAGGTCAAGGTATAGAAGACGGAGTCAACACTTTGTTTTACACAATAATTGAGCATTTCATTGGAACCCCTAGTAACACCATTGCTAGGATCCATGACCAACTACGTAACCTCAAATGCCCTAAGTTGTCTGATTTCAGATGGTACAAAGATGTCTTTATCTCTAGAGTTATGCTTAGGGATGATAGTAATCAACCtttctggaaagaaaaatttgttaatggtCTTCCAAACCTGTTTGCCCATAAAATACACACAACTCTGAGTAATGAACAAGGTCACATAGATTGGGATAGTTTGACGTATGGAAATATCATAAGTACAATCAACCAAGTTGGAATGAAAATGTGTATTGACTTTAAAATTAGTAAACAAATACAGTCCGATAGAAAATCAGCCAAATACGAATTAGGTAATTTCTGTGAACAGTATGGTCTTACCAGCATCCCTCCTTCCAGGAAAAATAAGCCTAGTCACCTTCGAAAAAATTGTTATTCTTTCCGAAGAAAACAATTTTCTCGACATAATGATGATAATCATGAGTTCtataagaaaaggaaatttttcCCCAAGAAAAATTGGTCGAAAGCCCCAACAGGTCAAAAGAGTCGTCATTCCAAGAGAAATACTGATAAAACTAAGGTCAAATGTTTCAAATGCCAAAAGTCTGGTCATTATGCCTCTGAATGCAAAGTAAAAGATACTATTAAACAGTTGAAAATTgcagatgaagaaaaagaaaaattgctaAAAGTCTTGGAGTTGCGAGACTTTGAAACAAGCAATGATGACACTTTAGTGGCCAACTCTGAGTCTAATTCTGACCAGTCTTCAAAATCACAGTTAAGTTCACCCAACATCCAAATTGGTTGCACAGATAAGTGTTGTAACATATTAAaatctatttcttttcttaccaaacaagaagaacaagaggAATTACTAATAGACCTAATAAGCAAAGTTAAGAATCCCGAATTAAAATCAGaatatttaaagaaattaagaaaggTCATTAGCCAAGAAAGCCCAACTCATTCTACTCCCCAGTCGATTAGTATAAATACTACTTTAGAGAAATTTgctcaaaagaaagaaattaccTTACAAGACCCCCAATTAGAagtaaaattgattaaaaaagagatcgttgaattaaaacaaataagtCATAAGTTACAAAGTGAGAATTACACGATCAAACAAGATTTAGCCaatcttttgaaaaaagagtcttttgagtccaaaagCCAGTCAGAAAGTCCAAATAACTCTGATGATGAACCTTCACCTTCTAATAGCCAACAAGTtgtaaatttaattaaacaagtTAACCTTAGAAAATGGTACTCGAAAGTGACGATTTTCGTCCAAGACTTTGAATTTACCACAGTTGCCCTATTTGACTCAGGAGCTGATCTTAACTGTATTCAGGAAGGTCTAATTCCTACTAAGTTTTACCAGAAGTCTAGAGAATCCCTAAGCACTGCTTCGGGAAAAACACTCcagttaaattttgaactgcCTAAAGCCCATATCTGCCAGATTAAAGTCTGTTTCAAAACCTCATTTGTCTTAGTCAAAAACATCACTGACGAAGTCATTTTGGGATTACCTTTTATTGCCTTATTGTATCCCTTCTAGGTAGACTATGATCGTGTCATCTCTACCCATTTAGGCGAAAAggtcaaatttgaatttctgtcTAAACCAGAGTTGCATAATTTAAAAACCTTGCAAAAACAGTCAGTGTCCAAGTCAATACAAATCATTCGGAAAAATAACCAGTTGAATTTTcttaaagaagaaattagaTTTAAAAGAATTGAACAATAGATTGCTGATAAATCTCTGCAATTGCAAATTCagcattttgaaaataaattgaaaaatgagATTTGCTCTGAGTTGCCTAATGCCTTTTGGTATAGAAAACAACATGTTGTTTGTCTTCCTTATATCAAAACCTTTAATGAGAAACACATTCCTACCAAAGCCAGACCAATTCAGATGAGTCAAGACATAATGGAGTtttgtaaaaaagaaattcacgagttgcttcaaaagaaaataatctgCAAAAGCAAGTCCCCTTGGTCATGTCCTGCTTTTTATGTCCAGAAAAATGCTGAGCTAGAAAGAGGAGTCCCGAGATTAGTTATCAACTACAAGCCACTTAATTCAGTTTTAGAATGGATTAGGTACCCCATACCTAACAAAAGAGACCACATTAATAGATTAGAAAAGGCAGTTGTTTATtctaaatttgatatgaagagTGGTTTCTGGCAAATCCAAATCGAAGAGTCAGATAGATATAAGACTGCATTTGTTACTCCCTTTGGTCATTATGAATGGAATGTAATGCCATTTGGTCTAAAAAATGCCCCTAGTgaattccaaaatattatgaatgAAATTCTTAATCCTTACAGCCATTTCTCAATTGTTTATACTGATGATGTTCTTATCTTCTCTGAGTCTATAGAACAGCATTGGAAACATTTGCATAAATTCTTCCAAATAGTCAAACAGAATGGTCTAGTTGTTTCcaccaagaaaatcaagttaTTCCAAACCAATGTCAGGTTTCTTGGTTTCAACATCTCCCagtcacaaatctccccaatTGATTGAGTCATTCAATTTGCTGACAAATTTCCTGATCAAATCCTTGATAAAAGTCAACTCCAGAGGTTCCTAAGATCTTTGAATTACATTTCTGACTTTTACCAAAATCTGAGAAGACAATGGTAAGCCCTTGTTTGATAGATTACAGAGTAATCCTCCTCCATGGTCAACCATCCATACTGAAGTtgtcaaacaaatcaaagccCATGTCAAGACACTTCCCTGTCTTGGTATTCCTTCAGTTGATTCCTTTAAAATAGTTGAAATTGATGCCTCTGACATTGGTTATAGTGGTATCCTCAAACAAAGAATTTGTTCAAAATCTCCAGAACAGATTGTTCGTTTTCATTCTGGAACTTGGACTCAGTcgcaaaataattatagtactattaaaaaagaaatattagctATTGTACTGTGTATTAGTAAATTCCAAGATGATTTGCTCAATCAAAAGTTTTTAATACGAGTTGATTGTAAATctgcaaaacatgttttagaaaaagatgttcaaaacattGCATCTAAACAGATTTTTGCACGTTGGCAAAGCATTTtaagtatatttgattttgatattgaatatttgagaGGAAGTGAGAATTCAGTTCCTGATTTTCTTACTCGAGAATTCTTGCAGGATACACAATGGAACCCAAAAAAGACAAGCAAAAAGAATCAGCCAATCAACCTAAGCCACCCCAGTCGCTTCGAACCCTTCGTCCATCCATGAGTCAAAATAAGCCAGAAATGCCAGAAATGCCCAAACAGTTGATTCCTTTTCCTGGTTGCACTCCCATTTCAGTTGCCACGCCAATATCAGTTGCTAATAGGTTTTCTACCCTAGGATCCACAGTTGGCCAAATCCGCCCCAGTTATCAGTCAACCCTAGTCTCTAGTTATGATCCTTTTTCAGTAGATACCCCAGCTGGCCCCTCAGTTGCCTTCAAAAAATCATCCCCTTATTTGCCCAAAAGCAATTCTCACTTATTTGTTATTGAGCCTGTTTATGATATTCATTCTGATCCCATTGAAATAGCCAAACACTATTTCCCCCCAGGATTTCATTATATGCCACCCAGTCCATACAAGTCTCTCAAGTATTATAGGGATATTACTTGAAACCCAGTCAGTTGAAATCAAACCAATAAAGGATCGAGATCACCTTGAGATCATCCTTTATCATTCCCTTTATATTCACAAAATCCTGAGCCAAGAATCTTTTAGTAGCCGCCCTTATGAATTAAAGCTCCTTAAgtcaaaattacaatataaatatTCTGATTATATTGAAGCCTGGTACTCTATTTTCCTCCACCAGTCTGAGGATTTTAGCCATTCCTGGTTTATCAATTTCGACAATAAGTTCAAATGCTCTTTTCCCTATTGGTTCCTCCATTGGTGGGAAAAACATGGTCCAGTTGATGAAATTTTGCCTGTTTCAGTTCATGAGTTAATTCGCCATTATACCAAAAAAGCCAAATTCTCCAAAGTTGATTTATTCTTCCCAAAACAGTTGCTCTTTATTACCAGATATAAAGTCCCTTGGATCCTCAAATGGTCCTATAGAATAACCAAAGATGCCAGAATATTTGCCCGTCAATTCTCTGTTAAATGGTGGGAcaaatttgaagttgaaaGAATTGCCAAGTATGTCTACAATGATCTTCCCCATGAGCCTATTCCGCACCCAGTTTCTCCTACTGGTTCAGTTCGATCTTCTCTCTCAGTCGAAGGGAAATCAAAGTCTGAACTCCACGAAATTGCTCGCCAGTTGATCATTCAAGCCTCTCaaatggatgatgatgaagataatgATTCTCCTTCGTCATTTAGTTGTCAGCCAATGCAGAGCCCTGCCAAGCATAAGTCCTGGTATGAAGATAGTCAAGACCCCTATGATGCCTATGACTTGCACTCTGATTAGGCTCCTAGTTGCAGACACAATAATTGCCCCAAGTTGCAGACAAAATAATTGCCTCGGTTTGAAGCATCCATCCGCTTTCTCATCACTTCACCGAAAGTGGCCTGAGCAAAAGAATAGTAAAAGTTATTCCTTTAGAAAAAGACAAGAGTGAAAGTTGAATCAGTTCTTTCCCGTGCCTCTACAGTAGCATTAACCATAGTTGCTTTTTACTAAATTACTCAAAATAGAGATAATTGAAAATAacaacttttatttatactcACAAAATAGCAACTGCAACTTCAAGCTTCACACTCAGTATTTACAAGGATGATTTCTCCAAAAGTGTTTCAGAGAGAATCTATAAAACtgaattctgaaattttttagttCTGCTTACAACTGAGGCCAAGGCCATCTTAAATAGGTAGAGGCAACTACAGTTTAAGCAACTATAGTAAAAAGCAACTACGGTTAATGCTACTGTAGAGGCACGGGAAGGAACTGATTCAACTTTCACTCTTGTCTTTTTATGAAGGAATAACTTTTACTATTCTTTTGCTCATGCCACTTTTGGTAAAGTGATGAGAAAGCGGATGGATGCTTCAAACCGAGGCAATTATTTTGTCTGCAACTTGGGGCAATTATTGTGTCTGCAACTAGGAGCCTAATCAGAGTGCAAGTCATAGGCATCATAGGGGTCTTGACTATCTTCATACCAGGACTTAGGCTTGGTAGGGCTCTGCATTGGCTGGCAACTAGATGACGAAGGAGAATCattgtcttcatcatcatccatttGAGAGGCTTGAATGATCAACTGGCGAGCAATTTCTTGAAGTTCAGACTTTGATTTCCCTTCGACTGAGAGAGAAGATCGAACTGAACTAGTGGGAGAAACTGGGTGCCGAATAGGCTCATGGGGAAGATCATTGTAGACATACTTGGCAATTCTTTTAACTTCAAATTTGTCCCACCATTTAACAGAGAATTGATGGGCAAATATTCTGGCAACTTTGGTTATTCTGTAGGACCATTTGAGGATCCAAGGGACTTTATATTTGGCAATAAAGAGCAACTGTTTTGGGAAGAATAAATCAACTTTGGAGAATTTGGCTTTTTTGGTGTAATGGGGAATTAACTCATGAACTGAACAGgcaaaatttcatcaattgGACCATGTTCTTCCCACCAATGGAGGAACCAGTAGGAAAAAGAGCATTTGAACTTATTGTCGAAATTGATAAACCATGAATGGCTAAAATCCTCAGATTGGTGGAGGAAAATAGAGTACCAGGCTTCAATATAATCagaataattatattgtaattttgacTTAAGGAGCTTTAATTCATAAGGGCGGCTACTAAAAGATTCTTGGCTCAGGATTTTGTGAATATAAAGGGAATGATAAAGGATGATCTCAGGGTGATCTCGATCCTTTATTGGTTTGACTTCAACTGACTAGGTTTCAAGTAATATATCCCTATAATACTTGAGAGACTTGTATGGACTGCGTGGCATATAATGAAATCCTGGGGGGAAATAGTGTTTGGCTATTTCAATGGGATCAGTACGGATATCATAAACAGGCTCAATAACAAACAAGTGAGAATTGCTTTTGGGCAAATAAGGGGATGATTTTTTGAAGGCAACTGAGGGGCCAACTGGGGTATCTACTGAAAAAGGATCATAACTAGAGACTAGGGTTGACTGATAACTGGGGCGGATTTGGCCAACTGTGGATCCTAGGGTAGAAAACCTATTAGCAACTGATATTGGCGTGGCAACTGAAATGGGAGTGCAACCAGGAAAAGGAATCAACTGTTTGGGCATTTCTGGCATTTCTGGCTTATTTTGACTCATGGATGGAGGAAGGGTTCGGAGCGACTGGGGTGGCTTAGGTTGATTGGCTGATTCTTTTTGCTTGTCTTTTTTGGGTGCCATTGTGTATCCTGCAAGAATTCTCGAGTAAGaaaatcaggaattgaattctCACTTCCtctcaaatattcaatatcaaaatcaaatatacttaAAATGCTTTGCCAACG
Above is a window of Prunus persica cultivar Lovell chromosome G2, Prunus_persica_NCBIv2, whole genome shotgun sequence DNA encoding:
- the LOC109947220 gene encoding uncharacterized protein LOC109947220; translated protein: MTFLCLSMAGEFSAARFSTVFFNLHCLFDKTSFSKVVPQLENFDIQKSEQSNYSNYVCDDNTSFMKLVQNSFLYNISKNSGSPTSVAFSAVVHLKQAFGSFQVLFELVISLWELHVGFRTNIKLPKQEQFEFKGVEFK